A region of Lycium barbarum isolate Lr01 chromosome 3, ASM1917538v2, whole genome shotgun sequence DNA encodes the following proteins:
- the LOC132630984 gene encoding uncharacterized protein LOC132630984 has translation MRKRLSSFSYSSAPPPSPIPTGKGSRSAVDSILGEYIHQSVNVPRLTLPHRWAPDEIHYKSLLQRENDAMNRLLSSAAEFGVVRIIGHGISGEELRTMLIKNEWLFRLSEKYANYDKFLWDWSDNAMVQKAKVAIGDGNFLLFRVLLTTRKQNWLRGALVLKLEDAAGKKGHNKKRNAANKSQEVEVPSKVVPNEGLTSQEPSTTEESEDDVEVLSEDVSLGKEWVMKVNVGMDSIDIFGQRLGKVEGTFSVLEGHILEEIESI, from the exons ATGAGAAAACGTTTGTCCTCCTTCTCCTACTCCTCGGCTCCACCACCTTCTCCGATCCCCACGGGGAAAGGGTCACGTTCAGCTGTCGATTCAATATTGGGAGAGTACATTCATCAATCTGTAAACGTTCCTCGCTTGACTCTCCCACATCGTTGGGCGCCCGATGAAATCCATTATAAGTCACTTTTGCAAAGGGAAAATGACGCGATGAATAGGTTGTTGAGCTCAGCTGCTGAATTCGGAGTGGTTCGGATTATTGGTCATGGGATATCGGGTGAGGAGTTAAGAACTATGCTGATTAAGAATGAATGGTTGTTTAGATTAAGTGAAAAGtatgctaattatgacaagttcCTTTGGGATTGGTCTGATAATGCAATGGTGCAAAAGGCCAAGGTTGCCATAGGGGATGGAAACTTTCTACTTTTCAG GGTACTGTTGACCACCCGTAAACAAAATTGGCTGAGGGGTGCTTTGGTTCTGAAGCTGGAA GATGCTGCTGGCAAGAAGGGCCATAACAAAAAGAGGAATGCCGCCAACAAGAGCCAAGAGGTAGAGGTGCCATCAAAGGTTGTGCCAAATGAAGGGCTTACATCCCAAGAACCATCTACCACTGAGGAGAGTGAGGATGACGTGGAGGTCCTGTCCGAGGATGTCTCGCTCGGTAAAGAATGGGTTATGAAAGTTAATGTGGGGATGGACTCCATCGACATATTTGGCCAACGTTTGGGCAAGGTGGAGGGCACTTTTAGCGTTCTTGAGGGGCATATTCTTGAAGAGATTGAAAGCATCTGA